Part of the Flavobacteriales bacterium genome is shown below.
GCCGTCATACCGCGAAAGAACAATTTCTTCGATGCTATTTTCCACCGTAGTGTTACCCGAAAATTGGCATTGCATACTAAAGTTCCATTACTTGCCATGCATGATCTAGGTTGATCAGTTCATGTCATTTCGCTAGTTCGGCAATTGCTATTTTAGCCGCTCTTCAAAAGAGTTGGAATGAATAAGATATTGGTGGCCAATCGAGGCGAAATTGCGTTGCGCATCATGCGTTCAGCGCGAGAAATGGGGATAAAAACGGTGGCCATTTATTCTGAGGCCGACAGGAACGCCTTGCACGTGCGTTATGCTGATGAGGCCGTTTGTGTTGGTCCGCCTCCATCCAACCAGAGTTATTTGCAGGTTGATAAGATCATCCAGATCTGTAAAGACCTGAATGTGGATGCGGTGCATCCGGGTTATGGTTTCCTTTCCGAAAACGCCAAATTCGCCAATGCGCTTGAGCAAGCAGGAGTCATTCTGATTGGTCCTTCAGCATATTCTATGGAAATTATGGGGGACAAGCTTTCAGCCAAAGCTGCTGTCAAGAGCTATAATATTCCGCTCGTTCCTGGAACGGAAGGTGCGGTGGAAGACCTTCAAGAAGCCATTGCTACTGCAAAGGAAATCGGTTTTCCAGTAATGATAAAAGCGTCCGCAGGAGGTGGAGGAAAGGGAATGCGTATTGTTTTTGATGAAGCTAGTTTGGAAGAAGAAATGAACCTTGCCATCAGCGAAGCGACATCATCATTCGGAAATGGAGCGGTTTTCATTGAGCGATTTGTGAGCTCTCCTAGACACATTGAAATTCAAGTGTTGGCAGATAAGCACGGTAACGTGGTTCATTTGTTTGAACGGGAATGTTCCATCCAGCGAAGACATCAGAAAGTAGTGGAAGAAGCACCTTCATCGGTAGTTACGCCAGAAATGAGAAATCGCATGGGCGAATGCGCCAAGGATGTGGCTCGTGCCTGCGGTTATATAGGCGCTGGAACGGTTGAATTTCTGGTTGATGATAAGCTGAATTTCTATTTCTTGGAAATGAACACACGTCTTCAGGTAGAACATCCGGTCACGGAGATGATCACAGGAATCGATATCGTGAAGGAGCAGATTCGCGTAGCACGAGGCGAGCAATTGTCATTCAAGCAAGAAGACCTGAAAATCCATGGACACGCCATTGAGTCGCGTGTGTATGCAGAAGATCCGCAGAATAATTTCCTGCCAGACATTGGCAAATTGGAGCGTTACGTTCGGCCTCAAGGCGCGGGTGTTCGTGTGGATGATGGTTTTGAACAAGGCATGGACATTCCGATCTATTATGATCCAATGATTGCCAAATTGGCCGTGCATGCCGAAAACCGTGATGAAGCTCGTGCCAAGATGGTGCGTGCGATTGATGAATACCAGATCACGGGAGTGAAAACGACCTTGTCATTTTGCAAATTCGTAATGCAGCATGAAGCTTTTGCATCGGGGCATTTTGATACTGGTTTTGTAAAGGATCATTTTCAACCGGAATTGTTGGATGCCGAGACTGCCGAGGAAAAGGAAATTGTGGCTTTGATGGTTGCTTTTCAAGAAGATGCGACAAGCTCAGTTTCTGCTAGATCAGTTACTGGAAATACTTCCGTTTCTACTTGGAAATTGAATCGGACGAGGTAACATCCGTACCAAAATAGCGTTGGCGCGAAAATTGACTTATCTTTTTTGTATGCGCTTTATGTTGTTCATCCTTCTTTCATTTTGTTGCTTCTCTGCAGAAGCACAAACAGCGGATGCCGCCACGAAAGGAGGAAAGAGGACGTTTCCAAGTAATCGTGTTCAAGAGAAAGATTCCACTGCATCAGCTTTGATCAATGGGAAATTGTACAGCGCCATTATCGTCAATGGAGATACGATTCCTATTATCGGCCTTCCAGCGGCCAGAGTGACAGCGAAGCGCGTTTTCAAGAACAAAGCAGCCAGCAAAAAGTATTACCGCTTGGTTTATCACGTGAAAAAAGTGTTGCCTTACGCTAAGTTGGCCGGAAAGCGCATGCGAGAAGTGGAAGAGGAAGTAAAAGACATGACTCCAAAGGAGCGAAAGAAACGCATGAAACTCTTGGAGAAAGAGATCAAACGCGATTACGAAGGGGAATTGACGAAGCTTTCATTCACGCAAGGGCGAATTCTGATCAAACTTCTTGATCGTGAAACGGGAAGCATTTCCTACGACATAGTCAAAGAATTCCGAGGTGGTTTTACAGCTTGGTTCTTTCAAGGCGTTGCCAAAATGTTCGACTATGACCTCAAATCTGAATACGATGCAACAGGTGACGATAAGTTGATTGAAGAAATTGTAGTTAAGATTGAAAACGGGGAATTGTAAAGGCGATTTAGTTCGCCTATGAATTGATCTGCAATTCGATCTTCTTCATTTCATCCCGATAACGGGCTGCTTCAATAAAATCAAGTTCCTTGGCAGCACGTTCCATTTGCACACGTGTTTGTGCCAAGCGTTTTTTCAACTCGTCTTTACTCAAGTACTCAATGCCTTCTTCGGCAGCTTGGTTAATGTCCGTTTGAATGTCGTAGCGTTCTCTGCGTTTCATGCTGCCCGCTACAGAAGTCTGGCTCATTATCGCTTCACGAGATTTGTTCAGCGCAGTTGGCACCAATCCATTTTCGGTGTTGAACTTGATCTGTTTTTCGCGTCTGCGTTCAGTCTCGTCAATCGTCTGTTGCATCGATTTCGTGATCTTATCTGCGTACATGATCACGAGTCCGTTCACGTTTCTGGCAGCGCGACCAGCAGTTTGAGTGAGCGAACGTGACGAACGAAGAAATCCTTCTTTATCAGCATCCAAAATGGCAACAAGACTTACTTCTGGAAGGTCCAAACCTTCACGAAGTAGATTGATGCCGATCAGCACATCGAAGTTTCCGAGTCGCAGATCACGAAGAATCTCCACGCGTTCCACCGTGTCAACTTCCGAATGGATATAACGGCACTTTACGTTCAAACGGGCCATGTATTTGGCCAGTTCTTCAGCCATTCGTTTGGTGAGTGTGGTGACGAGGATACGCTCGCCTTTCTTCACCGTTTTATCAACCATGTCAAGCAGATCATCCACCTGATTGACACTTGGACGGACTTCTATGATCGGGTCCAAAAGTCCTGTTGGACGAATGATCTGCTCAGCCACAACGCCACCGCTTTTTTCCAATTCATAATCAGCTGGAGTTGCGGAAACGTAGATCATCTGATTAGTAATGCTCTCAAACTCGTCAAACTTCAATGGGCGATTGTCCATGGCGGAAGGAAGTCGAAATCCGTATTCAACCAAGTTGATCTTTCGGCTTCGGTCACCACCGTACATCGCTCCGATCTGCGAAACGGTAACGTGGCTTTCGTCAATGAACATCAGAAAATCGTCTGGGAAATAATCCATCAGGCAGAATGGACGGGTTCCTGCCGACCGACCATCGAAGTAGCGGGAGTAATTCTCGATACCCGAACAATAACCCAATTCGCGCATCATTTCGATGTCGTATTCAACTCTTTCTTGAAGTCGCTTGGCTTCCAAAGGCTTTCCGATCTCTTTGAAATAATCGGTCTGCTTCACCATGTCTTCTTGGATCTGCCAGATCTTCTGAAGCAGCGTGTCTTTCGAAGTCACGAAGTTGTTGGCAGGATAGATAACGGCACGTTGGAGACGCTCGAATGTTGAACCGTTTTTCGGGTCTATCTTTTCAATCTCCTCAATCTCATCGCCAAAGAAGAACACGCGGTAAGCGTAATCGGCATAGGCCAAGTACACGTCAATTGTGTCGCCTTTCACACGGAATTGTCCCCGCTCCAACGTTTCGTTGGAACGTGCGTAAAGGCTGGACACCAAACTATGCAGGAATTTCTCGCGGCTTATCAATTGCCCGACCTTGATCTCGACCGTATTGTTTTGAAAATCGGTTGGATTTCCGATGCCGTAAATGCAGGAAACAGACGAAACCACAACCACATCGCGCCTACCGGAAAGTAGGGTAGAAGCAGCACTCAAACGATGCTTTTCAATCTCATCGTTTATCTGTAGGTCTTTTTCAATATAGGTGTCAGAAGCGGGCAGATAGGCTTCGGGCTGGTAGTAATCGTAGTACGAAACGTAATATTCAACCGCATTATTCGGAAAGAACTGCTTGAACTCACCAAAAAGCTGCGCGGCCAGCGTTTTATTGTGGCTGAGAATGAGCGTTGGACGACCAGTTTGTGCAATCACATTCGCCATCGTGAATGTCTTGCCTGAACCCGTAACGCCTAACAGAACCTGATCTTTCTCGCCAGCCTCTACGCCTTCCACCAATTGCTTGATTGCCGTGGGCTGATCGCCCATGGGTTTAAAGTCGGCTATGAGTTCGAAGTGGTTCAAGGTTTAACGTTCAAGGTTCAATGCGCGGGCGTATTTCCTTCGTCCCTACAGGGATTTAAAATATTCAACCAATGTCGTCCTTTCCGCATCCGTCAGTTTCGCCTCCCAGTGGATCAACCAGTAAAAAAGCATCGGCATTTCCTTCTCTTCAACTACTTCTACAATCTCTTTTGCAGCGTGTTTCTGGTCTTCCAAAGGATATGAGTTCCATTCTGAAAAATTCAGGTGCTCACATCCTTCAATAACATGATTTTGGAGCCAATAATTTACTGGAACCACATTGGCGTACCACGGATAGTTGGTCTCATTTGAATGACAGTCCATACAAGCTTTGTCGAGGATGTTCTGCACTTCGATGTTGTCTGTAGTGAACTTGGCTGCTTCGTCAACCGTCACCGATTCTCTTTCGAAGGGAATAAATTGGATCAATCCCAAGATCAACACAATTGGGACGAGGATTTTTCTGGTTTTTGACATGATGTGGGTTTTAAGGACCGAATAGACAAAGGTATCGACCCAATGGTTTAATTAACATACCTCAATTATAGTAATGCAAATAACCCATCGACTCCATCAGCATTGCCACGCCCAAGTGCACAATCAATCCGCCTAAGACGCTGCGGCTGTGAATAGCCAACACGCCTAGTGCATATCCTCCAAAGAAGGCTCCAACGGCTTCTCCAGCGGGTTTTCCGAAGTGAAAGACACAATAGAACGAAGCCATGGCGAGAACAGCCCGCGAACCCATGATTTTGACCATTGTAATGGCAAGTGCACCACGGAAAATGGCTTCAACAGCTACAAATCCTGTCGAATAGCATAGCTCAAAAATGGCAGCGCGTTTCTCAATTGAAAAACCGAAAACATCCGTGTAATCCCATGGTTTGTACTGCGGATAGGCACGTTGAAAATCAGGAAAAAAGGAAGCACCAATCACCAAGGGTGTAACCAAAGCCAGCACGAAAAAGTACGGTTTCAGAGTTTGCCAATTGGCACGGAATCCGAAATCAAAATCAACCCATTTCTGAAAGATGAGTTTCACAATTCCCAAACCAACGAGTGAAATGACCATTTGATGAAAGAAGAAATGGCTTCGCGAAACGAATACCATTTCGTGCAGATTCCAGCCTTGAGCGCGAACATCAATCAACTTTAAAATGTGAAGCTTAGGAATCGTTGCAATGAACACGAATGCGAATCCTAAAGTCCAGAATCGCCAATCTTTCAAGTATGACTTTTCTGAACCAAAAGATGCGATAAGAGCAGTGGCGAAATAGCTTCCTCCGAACAATAAGGCATAAAATCCTAATCGCTGGTCAAATCCTTCGCGTGTATCAAAAAGGTTTAACTCTATGGATGGTGAATAATTGATGACCATTGCCAAGGCCAAAAACAGCATCGTTATGCCGTAAATGGGCCAACTGAAATCCTTTCTGACAAAGTCATTTACTGCCTGGTAGAGTTCTTTCATCCGTTTGCGAATATCGGAAGGAGCTTCTAAGTTTCAAGTTCAATGTTCAAAATGACACATTGACGAATTCGAAGGCAAGCAAGTTCGTATCCAGAAACCTCGCCCAGCCGACATTTCCCACATATATGCCAACCTCAACACAACATTTGAACTTTGACGCTGTATCTATGTTTAAACAACTACAAGGTCATGAAGTATTCAATAGCAATCATAGCAGTAATTCTCATCGGGGCGATGACTATTTTCGGAACCGAAAAAACAGCAACTAAAATGGACAGTACTAACGAAGCAGCATTGGAAAAAGCAACATTTGGCGCAGGATGTTTTTGGTGTGTGGAAGCTATGTTTCTGAACGTGAAAGGCGTGACGAGCGTGGTTTCAGGCTACAGCGGTGGAAGCATCAAGAACCCATCATACAGAGAAGTTTGTACGGGCACGACCGGACATGCTGAGGTCATTCAGGTTACCTACGACCCAGATATCGTCTCCTATGAAACGCTTTTGGAAGCCTTTTGGCTTTCGCACGACCCAACGCAACTCAACCGCCAAGGCGCAGATGTTGGAACGCAGTATCGTTCCGTCATTTTCTATCACAACGCCACGCAGGAAATGCTTGCTAAGGAATACAAAAGTCGCCTGAATGCTGAAGATGCTTATGGTGCGCCAGTGGTGACTGAGATTTCAGCTTTCACGGTTTTCTATCCTGCCGAAGATTATCATCAGGACTATTACGCACAGAATCCGGGCAATTCCTATTGCTCGATGGTGGTTGGTCCGAAGTTGGAGAAGTTCAGAAAGGCGTTTAAGCAGAAGGCTGTCAATTAAGACTCGGAATTCTCAAGTCTCTTCAGCTTCTTCTCGGCTGGCGTCAATTCCTGAACCCAAGAATTGTCGTAATCTGAGAACACTCCCGATCTGTCGGCTTGAGCTTTTGTGATCTTTACATCCACGTATTCAGCCAAAACCTTGAACGCCTTTGGCGACAGTTCTTTCATGACCAGCAACGCGGCATTCATACCTGTCTTGACAGCGATAGGAACACCACCGCCCAGATCGGCCCAATGTCCGCTCAGCCAAAGATTTTTAACAGGCGTTCGATGACCAGCAATTTTGGCCTGCATGTTCGCTTTTCCAGGTCGCGCACCCATCAGCGAACCATCGCGGTTTCCAGTGTAACGCCAGTGTGTAATTGGCGTGGCGATGTCGCAATATTCGATGTGTGAACGGATTTCCTTACCCAGTTTTTTCTCCACACGATCAATCAGAATATCCGCGAATTCCTGCTTGAATTTGTGGTAAGCTTCGCCACGAACGAGTTTGCCGTTCGCATCGACTTCAGTCTTCCATTTATCGTTCTGATTGAAAGTCGCGTAGCAATAAATGGTCATGGTGCCTTTTCCTGCAGGTGCGAGGGAAGGATCGCGGAACGAAGGTGCTAGCACACTGATACCTGCTTTATGCGGGTCTCCAGCGTTGTGCTCGGTTCGTTTTACATCATCGCGAACGATGAAAAGCATCGCGTCATCCAAGCCCAGTTCTTCCACGGGACAGTCAATTCCAAGCGAAACTGTAACAGCCGAACTGTAAAGCTGCGCCTTATTCAGTTTCTCCTTGATGATGGCTGGAATGGCTGTTTCTGGAAGCATGCGCTCGTAAAGCGCTTCCACATCGCAAGCGGCAATGATGTGCTTCGCTTTTACGCTGATCTTTTCGCCTTTTCTATCGAGCGAAAGCCCAACAGCTTGACCGTTTTCAAGGTCAATTTTCTCAACGCGACATTGGTAGCAGACATCGTTTCCCAACGTTTCTACCACATGTACGAGCCACTCAGGAAATACCTGACTTCCGCCTTTCGGTGGACTTTGATAATCGCCATAATATGCCCAACCAATCGGCACCAAAGCCGAAAGCAATTCCTCTTCCGAACCAAAAATCTTCAGCATCGCAGGATCCTTGAAATAGCGTTGCAATCCTTTCACTGTTCCTTCTGGGCCAGTGAAACGAATGTGTTTCAGGAAAGCCATCGCAAAATTCAAGCGCTTCATATTGAAGAAGAATTTCTCCACAAAACCCATCGTTTCCAATGAGCGTGAGAAAGCTGGCAGACCATCGAAGGCAGCACCGATCTGCTTCGCATCCTTGAAAAAACGTTCAATTCCATCTTTTTCATGCGGAAAAAGCTTGATGAGTTCTTCTTTGAAATCATCAGGCTTATCAGTTAGCAGATAATCGTAATTATCTCCTTGATAGCGCTTGATGTTGGGTTGGGAAAGCGCAGTTGGATGGTCGTTTCCGATGAAATCGAAAACACGTGTTACCAATCCACGTGGACCACATTGGTTGAGCCAATGGATGGCACTATCGAAGCGAAAATCCTTTCTTCGGAAACCTGCGAGATAACCTCCCGGACGACTGTCCATTTCGAAAACGCCAACGGAAAGTCCAGCACGGCTGAGAAGTGCAGCAGAGGTCAATCCGCTGATTCCTGCACCGATAATGACCACATCATAGGATGGTTTGATGGGTGTATGACGCATTAAGCCGTTGTTTTCTTCATCTTCTCAATATCAACCACTTGTGCCAATGTATTGATGATGGTTTTGTGCTTGCGAACGAAGGGATTGGTCTTGTCCCAAACGTAGCCCGCCAGCACAGAAGTAAGTTGTTGCTTCATTAACGGATTAATGTTCACATGGAAGAAGATCTTCTGAAGATCGCCCGTGTACCATTCGCGAACGTAGGTTCTGAAAACGTCAATTCCGTATTCCAAAAACTCAACGTAATCTTTCTGCCAATCCACGTTTTCGCCCTTCAATTCGCGGTCAACGAGTTTGGCGGCTGTCAATCCAGAAGTAGTTGCAAAAGCAACTCCTGAAGAGAAGACAGGATCCAGGAATTCAGTGGTATTTCCTGTCAAAACGTATTTGTTACCGAAGAATCGCTCAGACGAACGCATGTAATCGGTATGAACTTTCGGAGTGAATTTGTAGGTCTTATCCTTAAAACGCTCTCCGAATTTCTTCGAGCGTTTGAACATATTATTGAAGGCTGCATTCACATCTGCACCTTCGGTCGTAAACTCACCGAAATACTTCTTGTTTCCTACAAATCCGAGAGATGTCACTCCATTATTGAACGGAATGACCCACAACCAAAGATCGGTTTCGAGAATGTCGAACGAAATCTGCATCGGTGTTGGGAAGGTATCGCGCGTGTCGTCCACAAAATGCGTGTAAGTGGCCATGTTGCTGGTTGGCGAAATGTGTGTCGGAATCTCCAACATCTTCGCCAAAACTCCTCCGTAACCGCTACTATCAATCACAAATCGAGCGGAATAATCGGTCGTTCCCTTTACGTTCTCCACGCTGAATGTGGCTCCGTTCTCGTTGAAATTAATTTCTCCAAGTGACGTTTCGTACAGAATTTCGACACCTTTTTTCTCTGTCTCGTTTGCAAGTGTCATGTCAAATTCATCTCGCGGAGCCTGCCAAGCGTAGGTCCAACCAGAAGTGAAGTTGTCATCGAACGAAATGCGAAAATCCTTCTCGCCTAAACTGAAAAGCGCACCTTCCTTTATCTCAAAATTCTTTGCTTCCAACGCAGGCAACAATCCTGTTTCCTCGTAATGCTCCATCGAAATGGGAAGCAGACTTTCACCGATCACAAAACGTGGGAACTTGCTGCGTTCCACGATCGTCACCTTATAACCTTGGTTTGCCAAGTGCGAAGCGGCCACCGAACCGGACGGTCCCGCCCCGATCACTAATACATCAATGTTCTTCATTCAGCACGTTTTATGCGTTCGAGTAATTCTTTTTTATCTAAAAATTGGCTACAAGTGACTATTGAACTGATGGTAACACCAAAGATGCCATGGAGGTTCAAATATTGTCCCGTGAGCCAAAGGTTGGGGATTTTTGTTTTCGGTGAGATGAAATTGGTCAGCGTTTTGCGAAAATCTTTTTCTGTACCATACATGTTGCCGTCATCGCTACCAATATAATCGCGGAAGGTAAGCGGAGTGGAAGCATGCACGCTTTGAATGCAAGCACGGATCTCTGGAAATCGTTTTTCTACAGCGTCCAACAACAGGTCAGTCTTACGAGTTTTGAATTCTTCATACGTCTCGCCCCGAAAGCCAGGATTTACAATTGTGTTGTGACTTTCTTTCCACGTTTCTACTTCATCAAAGCGCATGTACGTCATGATGGAAATTCCTTCAGCAAACTCTGCAGATTTTGACGAAGCTGGCGTGCTGAGCATGAATTGCAACGGCCATTCCGCTTCTAAGTAATCAGGTTTTGCCCAAACGTCATCTGAAGTATGATGATAAACGTTCTGGTTCAAGTATGGGAACGAATTCGGCTTGCAAACGAGGTGAACTGTAAAGCTCGAAAGCGTATTCTGCGCCTTTTGCATGCGGTTGTAAAAAGCAGGTTTGAAATGCTCCTTCCCGATCATTTGCAGAAGCATTCTCGGCTGGATGTTGGAGATGAAATGTTCGCCTCGATACGTGACTCCGTCTTCGGTTGTAGCAGATTTCAATTCTCCATTTTCTAATTCAAAGGAGACAACCTTCTTTCTTCGCAGCACTTCACCGCCTTTTTCTCTGATGCGCTTGGCCAACTCCTTAGCTAATTGCGAACCACCATCCACACAACGGTAAGCACTCTGAACGTACCCGTGCGTTACCAACGCATGCACGTAAAGCGGACATTTCTCAGATGAACCAGCATACAGCAAATTCGAACCTGCCAGCACGGCTCGCAGCTTTTCGTTCTGCGTCAAACCATCGATGAATTCCTTGGCACAGATTTCTAGAAGTGCATCATCGGTGTGGTCTTTCTCGTTGTATTCGAGTTCATCCAACGGAAACGTTTTTACCACTTTTTGAATGGTTTCAGAATACGTTCGGATAGCGTTTTCTTCCTGAGGGAAATCGGAGATGAGCGTGTTTTCAAACCCCTTCCATGAACTGGCATGATGGAACTTCGAACCATCCTCAAAACTGATCTGGTCGAAAAGCGTATCCATTTTCTTCCATTTTACACTGCCGGTCAACCCAAAATACTTGAAGTAGGAGTGAAGCGCTTGGCCCTTATCCAATGCTGGCAGATAGTGCACGCCCGTATCGAAAACCGTCTTATCTCTGCTGAAAACCTGCAAGGAACCGCCCAGTTGCTGGTTCTTTTCCAGCACACAAACGCTGAAGCCGTGGTCGGCCAAAATGTAGGCGCATTGCAAACCGCCCAATCCGCTACCGATGATCACAAAGTCGTTAATGTTCTCAGCCATTCGGCTGCGAAGTTCGCATTCGTGAACAATTGAAGCTACGCAGATTTACGCAATATGAACGTCACATTCGAACTTGTCTTATTCTCCAATCGCTCCATGCTGAGATTAAATTCCTTAGCGAACGATAACACGCGCTCTTCTGGTAGGAATTCCAGTTGGTGTTCGACCTTATTAAAGCCAAAGACTTTGGTGCTAAAAACTTCGGTCATTTTGGTCACGCCATGTTTCTGCTGTTCATCTTCAATACCATCGCGGATGATGATGGTTCCGCCAGCATTCAGTTTCTCGCCACAGCGTTTGAGTAAGGCCTCCTGATCTGCCGCAGGGAAATAATGCAGAACATCTTTAATGATGAAGCAGTCGGCCGCTTCTGGATTGAATTGAGTAAGGTCAGCCTGCGCAAACGACAGGTTTTCGCCTAAGTAATGGCTGTGTGCGGCCACTTGCACTTTCTCTTCGTCATAATCCAAACCAATCACTTCTCGGTCGAATGACTGCATGGCAAGCAGATGCGAGAGATAACCGTAACCACAACCAAGATCATAGATTTTCCCTTCTCGCGGAATGCGGTCAACAATCTCGGAGAAGTTCTTTTCGAGCATCATTTTAATACGCACGTACCATTCAAGCACTGGTCCTTTATAGGAATACAAACGCTGCACCTTATCTGCATAGAAATCTGGGGTTTCCACCTCCAAACGCACTTTCTGAAACTCTGCTTTGAAGTACTTCGAAATGGCTTTGGTTCGTTCTCGATAACCTGTTCCGAATGAAGCGTCATCTGCAGTAATTCGAGGTAGATACTTGATGGTCATCAAACTCTTCTGAACAGAGAAATCACCTTTTCTCAACGCATGATGAATGCCATGCAAGATGACGGGTTGAATGTCCAATTTCAGTTGCTCTGCCAAGTAGAAGGCACCTTTCTTGAAGCGACCAATTCGTCCGTCCAAACTGCGTGTTCCTTCTGGGAAAATGAGAATGGAATATCCTTCATCCACCTTCTGTTGAATTTTCACGAGGTCCCAAGAGGTCTCGTCCTTGGCGTGGATGTATTCCACGTAACGAATGAAGAAACCGAATAAAGGCGAATTC
Proteins encoded:
- the msrA gene encoding peptide-methionine (S)-S-oxide reductase MsrA, whose protein sequence is MKYSIAIIAVILIGAMTIFGTEKTATKMDSTNEAALEKATFGAGCFWCVEAMFLNVKGVTSVVSGYSGGSIKNPSYREVCTGTTGHAEVIQVTYDPDIVSYETLLEAFWLSHDPTQLNRQGADVGTQYRSVIFYHNATQEMLAKEYKSRLNAEDAYGAPVVTEISAFTVFYPAEDYHQDYYAQNPGNSYCSMVVGPKLEKFRKAFKQKAVN
- a CDS encoding heme-binding domain-containing protein → MSKTRKILVPIVLILGLIQFIPFERESVTVDEAAKFTTDNIEVQNILDKACMDCHSNETNYPWYANVVPVNYWLQNHVIEGCEHLNFSEWNSYPLEDQKHAAKEIVEVVEEKEMPMLFYWLIHWEAKLTDAERTTLVEYFKSL
- a CDS encoding DUF4294 domain-containing protein, which gives rise to MLFILLSFCCFSAEAQTADAATKGGKRTFPSNRVQEKDSTASALINGKLYSAIIVNGDTIPIIGLPAARVTAKRVFKNKAASKKYYRLVYHVKKVLPYAKLAGKRMREVEEEVKDMTPKERKKRMKLLEKEIKRDYEGELTKLSFTQGRILIKLLDRETGSISYDIVKEFRGGFTAWFFQGVAKMFDYDLKSEYDATGDDKLIEEIVVKIENGEL
- a CDS encoding tryptophan 7-halogenase — protein: MKNIDVLVIGAGPSGSVAASHLANQGYKVTIVERSKFPRFVIGESLLPISMEHYEETGLLPALEAKNFEIKEGALFSLGEKDFRISFDDNFTSGWTYAWQAPRDEFDMTLANETEKKGVEILYETSLGEINFNENGATFSVENVKGTTDYSARFVIDSSGYGGVLAKMLEIPTHISPTSNMATYTHFVDDTRDTFPTPMQISFDILETDLWLWVIPFNNGVTSLGFVGNKKYFGEFTTEGADVNAAFNNMFKRSKKFGERFKDKTYKFTPKVHTDYMRSSERFFGNKYVLTGNTTEFLDPVFSSGVAFATTSGLTAAKLVDRELKGENVDWQKDYVEFLEYGIDVFRTYVREWYTGDLQKIFFHVNINPLMKQQLTSVLAGYVWDKTNPFVRKHKTIINTLAQVVDIEKMKKTTA
- the uvrB gene encoding excinuclease ABC subunit UvrB — its product is MGDQPTAIKQLVEGVEAGEKDQVLLGVTGSGKTFTMANVIAQTGRPTLILSHNKTLAAQLFGEFKQFFPNNAVEYYVSYYDYYQPEAYLPASDTYIEKDLQINDEIEKHRLSAASTLLSGRRDVVVVSSVSCIYGIGNPTDFQNNTVEIKVGQLISREKFLHSLVSSLYARSNETLERGQFRVKGDTIDVYLAYADYAYRVFFFGDEIEEIEKIDPKNGSTFERLQRAVIYPANNFVTSKDTLLQKIWQIQEDMVKQTDYFKEIGKPLEAKRLQERVEYDIEMMRELGYCSGIENYSRYFDGRSAGTRPFCLMDYFPDDFLMFIDESHVTVSQIGAMYGGDRSRKINLVEYGFRLPSAMDNRPLKFDEFESITNQMIYVSATPADYELEKSGGVVAEQIIRPTGLLDPIIEVRPSVNQVDDLLDMVDKTVKKGERILVTTLTKRMAEELAKYMARLNVKCRYIHSEVDTVERVEILRDLRLGNFDVLIGINLLREGLDLPEVSLVAILDADKEGFLRSSRSLTQTAGRAARNVNGLVIMYADKITKSMQQTIDETERRREKQIKFNTENGLVPTALNKSREAIMSQTSVAGSMKRRERYDIQTDINQAAEEGIEYLSKDELKKRLAQTRVQMERAAKELDFIEAARYRDEMKKIELQINS
- a CDS encoding NAD(P)/FAD-dependent oxidoreductase, which translates into the protein MRHTPIKPSYDVVIIGAGISGLTSAALLSRAGLSVGVFEMDSRPGGYLAGFRRKDFRFDSAIHWLNQCGPRGLVTRVFDFIGNDHPTALSQPNIKRYQGDNYDYLLTDKPDDFKEELIKLFPHEKDGIERFFKDAKQIGAAFDGLPAFSRSLETMGFVEKFFFNMKRLNFAMAFLKHIRFTGPEGTVKGLQRYFKDPAMLKIFGSEEELLSALVPIGWAYYGDYQSPPKGGSQVFPEWLVHVVETLGNDVCYQCRVEKIDLENGQAVGLSLDRKGEKISVKAKHIIAACDVEALYERMLPETAIPAIIKEKLNKAQLYSSAVTVSLGIDCPVEELGLDDAMLFIVRDDVKRTEHNAGDPHKAGISVLAPSFRDPSLAPAGKGTMTIYCYATFNQNDKWKTEVDANGKLVRGEAYHKFKQEFADILIDRVEKKLGKEIRSHIEYCDIATPITHWRYTGNRDGSLMGARPGKANMQAKIAGHRTPVKNLWLSGHWADLGGGVPIAVKTGMNAALLVMKELSPKAFKVLAEYVDVKITKAQADRSGVFSDYDNSWVQELTPAEKKLKRLENSES
- a CDS encoding NAD(P)/FAD-dependent oxidoreductase; the encoded protein is MAENINDFVIIGSGLGGLQCAYILADHGFSVCVLEKNQQLGGSLQVFSRDKTVFDTGVHYLPALDKGQALHSYFKYFGLTGSVKWKKMDTLFDQISFEDGSKFHHASSWKGFENTLISDFPQEENAIRTYSETIQKVVKTFPLDELEYNEKDHTDDALLEICAKEFIDGLTQNEKLRAVLAGSNLLYAGSSEKCPLYVHALVTHGYVQSAYRCVDGGSQLAKELAKRIREKGGEVLRRKKVVSFELENGELKSATTEDGVTYRGEHFISNIQPRMLLQMIGKEHFKPAFYNRMQKAQNTLSSFTVHLVCKPNSFPYLNQNVYHHTSDDVWAKPDYLEAEWPLQFMLSTPASSKSAEFAEGISIMTYMRFDEVETWKESHNTIVNPGFRGETYEEFKTRKTDLLLDAVEKRFPEIRACIQSVHASTPLTFRDYIGSDDGNMYGTEKDFRKTLTNFISPKTKIPNLWLTGQYLNLHGIFGVTISSIVTCSQFLDKKELLERIKRAE
- the accC gene encoding acetyl-CoA carboxylase biotin carboxylase subunit, which translates into the protein MNKILVANRGEIALRIMRSAREMGIKTVAIYSEADRNALHVRYADEAVCVGPPPSNQSYLQVDKIIQICKDLNVDAVHPGYGFLSENAKFANALEQAGVILIGPSAYSMEIMGDKLSAKAAVKSYNIPLVPGTEGAVEDLQEAIATAKEIGFPVMIKASAGGGGKGMRIVFDEASLEEEMNLAISEATSSFGNGAVFIERFVSSPRHIEIQVLADKHGNVVHLFERECSIQRRHQKVVEEAPSSVVTPEMRNRMGECAKDVARACGYIGAGTVEFLVDDKLNFYFLEMNTRLQVEHPVTEMITGIDIVKEQIRVARGEQLSFKQEDLKIHGHAIESRVYAEDPQNNFLPDIGKLERYVRPQGAGVRVDDGFEQGMDIPIYYDPMIAKLAVHAENRDEARAKMVRAIDEYQITGVKTTLSFCKFVMQHEAFASGHFDTGFVKDHFQPELLDAETAEEKEIVALMVAFQEDATSSVSARSVTGNTSVSTWKLNRTR